The genomic stretch agaaagagaaggatggaGTCTAAGAGCCAGAAAAACTCCAAAAGGAGACAACAGCTTTGATGAGATGAAACCCAGGATGATGAGAGATACTCAGTAGAGTCAGAGTTTAGGGGCGCCAGAAGGTCCTCTGAGGGTCAGGAAGACAAAGGactgagcagagaggaggggcaggagggaggaggtgtAGACAGCTGGAGAGACCAAGAAAGGGATAGGATGAAAGGAACTAAGGAGTCACAGAGCTAAAGGAGCCGCATGCAGGCGCCTGCGAGGGAGAGGGGCCGACACTGGACCCGGAGCACTGACCTGGGCGTCTGGCCGCCTGCTCTccagggaggggatgggagcCGGGCCTGAGGTCCCCTCCCCAGAGGCcatccccctgccctctgcccagcttctgcctcctccctgctcaccttTGTTCCCCACCGCCCCGCCCACCCAGCTGCCTGCCAGTCCTGCCCCTCACCTTCCCCGGACTAGAGCTGCCCCAGACGCACCTCCATCTGTGGACTCACCCTCAGGAGtcacctctgccccctgccctgggcagCTCCCTCGGGGCCCCGCCCCTAAACTTGCACTGAGCAGCGCCCCCATCCCTGAGCTGCAATCAGGCTTAGATAGAGTCCTAGATCTCCTCCAGTCCTGGGCCTGAGGCTCTGTCCCCTAGGTCCGCAAGTCTCTGGCCTGGTCCCCCAGAACTGGGCCTGCTTCGCCATTCAAAGATCCCCCTCCCCACCGCTCCCAGTCCATAGGCCTGAGTCTCTGTCTCCGGTTCCTCCGGTCCCGGtcctccatccccatcccatTTCCAGAACCCAGTCCCAGACCTGGGTTTCCATTCCTGGATCCCTCAGTCCCGGTTCTGGTTCTCCATCTCCATCCCACACCCCTGGTACCCCAGTCCCGGCCTGCGTCTCCGTTCCTCTTGGTCCCGCGGTCCCCCAGACTCGGGTCCCTGACCCTACCCCCGCACCCTCCTCACACGCCAAGTCCTCCTCCAGGCGGCCCCTCAAGTCAGCACCAACCGCCCCCATCAGACccgggggggggagggtgtgAGTCCGCTCAGCCAATGGCTGCGCGGCCGGCCTGAGCCGCGCCAGTgagggcgcgcggggggcggggccagcagCTCGCGAGCGTGGCTCAGGGGCCAGCCGAGGGAGAGCTTGAGAACTGGGCGGGGCATCGCGCTTCGCGAGATCAGCTGCCATAGTAAGTGAGGGCACACGCGCAGCAGAGGCGGCGTCACGACCCCACAAGCCAGCGCCGCTGACGCCATCTTTGTGGAGGGCAGGCGGTAGGTGGGCCCGATCCATTGAGTTTTTgaaagagaagaagcaggagggaggagatcATCACCTGCAGATACTGACCCTAACACAGGTAACCAAGGACCAGAGCTATGCAAAGGGAGTTAGTAAAAGAGACCcagaaaagcagaatcagagGCAGTAAGAGACTTAGAGAGAGTGCTGCCTGTTTTTTGGATACTTACAGAAAGCCCTGAGAAAAACAGAGATACGTATGCAAAGACACAAAGACAATAGAATTGAGAATATGCAAGGTTAAGGATTcaagaaaacccagaaaatgatggacacagacacagggacagATATTTCTGACAGGGAAACTGGGGAGGAGAGGCTCATTAATTCACCAACTATTTACCTTGGACTCAACCCAGAGTGGAGGCAGCATGACATGGACATCTGCCCAGTGAATGACCCAGTAACATGGCAAAACAGAAACAAGGAGCAAGATGGGGAGAAACGGTATCTGAGAGGGACTTCAAGGCAGGGGTAGGGGAGGAAGACAATGCTGGAGGAGCAGAGGCTAAGAGGAAGTGAGCCCAAGAGAATGCAAAAatgtgggcagagagagacagagagaggcaaagacatggtAAAGTGCAAAGAAAGCAAGGCAAGAATAATATCTGGAGAGCAAGAAACAGAACCATAGAGAGATACATTCAGGAGGAGACAGGGACAGTATTTGCTAGAAAGGGATGACTGGTGGAAGTTCTTTGATCGTCAAACAATGTACCTTGTGTTTGACCCCGAGTAGCAACAGCACCGAATAATACATGCCAAAGAAAGACccagagcagggggtgggagtggggacagaAACCCAGGAAGACGGGAGAAAACAGGGAAATGCACACCTTACATTTGGGAGAAAGAAAGGCGGGCAAAGAGGCTGGGATTCAGAGACAGAGACCAAGTCACCAAggcaagggaagagaggaggaggaaactgTGTCCCGTGGTGCAGTGATCTTAGCTTTCGATGGACCCTTACCTGATTCCGCTGCTCCTCTGCTTCAAGGCGTCCATTCATCTGCTGGTCCTCTGCTGTGCTCCGGCATGAGCAGGACACTGGTCCTGGGCGGGAAGCCGTGGGAGGGCCGTATGGGCAAGGAGTCAGGCCTCACAGTCCGGCCCAGCCTTTGGCTCTGTGGAGGACAGGTGAGTAAGTAGCAGCATCAGGGGAAGGCTGCAGACCCGGCTGGATGTGCTGGAAGCCAAAGGGGCAGGGCTTctctgaggaaggagaaaagaggggaCAGGTCAGCTTCGTCACTGCCCTGGCCAGTCCATCTGGTCCTACCCAAGAAGGGCTAAAACAACAGGAGCGGAGGCTACCTTGTTTTGAGCACTTTATGTGCAAAGCATTGTTCAAAGCACCCTTACTAACTTATGTAATGCTGGAAAACAAGTGTCAAGCCTGTTATCCCCTTTTGGCAGATAAGGAAAGTAAGGCACacagagattaaatgacttgcccaaggtcacgctcTTGTTAGTAATTAGCATGGCCGGATTTGGGATCTGGATACAGCTGACAAGACCCCCATCTCACCATCTTTCTATGTCAGAGCGTATCACCCGAATCTCCAGGTTCCCTCTCTTTCTAGGTCTCCCTGTCATGCCCTGGGTCTCCATCGccggcgggggttgggggggcatcCCTCGCGTCTCTGTCCACTCCCGCTCTGGGCCTCCAGTCCTCCTTCCCTCTGAATCTTTATCCCCCaagtcttcccttctctttcaggAGGCTTTTACCcattccctctccacccccataCCCCAAGGCTGGGGCTTCGGTGTGCCTCCTCCGCATTCCAGTACCGTGTAAAGCCCTCACATGGAGCCCGCGGGGCCACTCGAATCTCCTGCAGGGAAAAGCGGCCCCCAAGGGGTAGAGGCTGAGGCGGGGCTCAGAAAATGGgcaaggggaggagaggaatataaaaattggaaatacaGGATGCTATAGACTGGGCTGCAGCAAGAAGATCTCGGGTTAGATCTCAAGTAGGACTTCCCGAGCTACGGCGGCGCCTGGGAAGCACCGCGCGAGATAAGAGAGGTGAGCCCGATAAGGAAACGCCTGAAGCGTGGGGTTAGTGGTTTCCCGAGGTCCTGACAGGCCCCGCCAGCTCCGCCTCCTCACCTCCAATACTCGGCCCGCCGGGTCCTCCAAGGAGCCACAGAGAGGCCGTCGGCGTCGGGCCAGAGCGTCACCGTGCGACGCGACCTCCTAGCGCCGCACATCTCTCTCGCTGCCAATTCCCTTTCTTCCGGAAGACTATCGAGAACTAGGAAGGGCCAGAGAGGCCCCCGACGTGGTCGCCGCCCCTCCACCCTTGACGCAGCGCTTGTTCTCCGTGGGTGGTGGTTCGTCCACTTATTCCGGAATCGCCCATTCGACGCTCTGCGATTCGCCATAGAGAGGCCCGACTCGAGTAGAGCGCCGCGTCGCGCCCGCGTGACGTCACACAAGCGCCCCTCGCTGAAGGCTTTCCCCGCCCCCTTCGGCACTGTTCTCTCTTTCCGGACCTGGCTGAGCAGGAGGCGCCATCATGGTGAGCGTGCTTTGAGGCGCTCCGGGCTCGATTATCCGCCGCCATCCGCCGCGGTTTTGGGCTGGGGGAGtgctggaggggagcagggatGTCGGGGGGGTTCGAAGGGGGCGACTCCCGCAGTGAGGGGACTGTTTTGGTGGATTCGAAGACCAAGGGTGGGTTAGTTCTATCAGCCTCTGGCCACTCTCGTCCCCTTTTATTATTCTAGTTCCAGTTGAGCAGATAACCCAATTGAAGTGCAAGGAAGTTAAACGTTGTGACCGGGGCCGCGTTGCACATTGCGTTCTTCGCCACATTGCAAAGAAGTGGCAGACCCGGGATTCGGACCCGGGTGCTAACCTCACGTCCGCGCTTGGTCTCTTAATCTTTGCCGCCCCTACCTGGACCTGTCACTCCCCTGACCTGGAACCTTGGGTTCTGGGGGTGAGGGAGGTCTCCACCGTCCGATGCCCGGCTTTTGCGGCCAGGCGGACCTCTGAAGTCTCAGCTCCCTGTCCAGCCTTCAGTCTTGGCTTTCCCCGCCTGTAACCCCAGTTTCTTGGTCTGTGCATTGGGAACACAGTAATCATGCGTCACAGACGCGAGTTTGGGAAGAACCTGTAGGAGCTACACATTGGAGATTCTTGGATACTGAAGTGCTGGAGGAAAGGAGCTACGAATAGTCTAGTAGCTCTACAGCGCCTGACAGGGCCTGTTAAGGAATCTCAGGACAGCAGCCGGAAGTGGTGGAAGTTGTGGCTTCCTTCAGTTTTCTTAGCTGAAGTGGGCAAACTTGTCTCCTCGGGCTGTTGGATTCAAGAAGCTAGTGCATGGAAGATTCTAGTACTGGTTCTGTGTGGAGTAAGTTCCTAACAAAGGTTCTTTGCTGTATTATTAGGTAGAGTCTGCCCTTGGGTCATGTTCTTGAAAAATACCacttttgggggatgcctgggtggctcagttggttaatcatctgcctttggctcaggtcgtgatgctggggtccttggatggagccccaggttgaGCCCCatcagggctccctcctcagtggggagtctgcttctctcttgtgctctttctttgtcaaataacattttttaaaaaaaatacagcttctGAAGAATTAAAATTTGTTAGTGGATGTAAGTCCTTTAAAGCTTTTTAAGATGCCATGTGCTGAAGGTTTTGTGTGTGGATTTAATACTTTTCTTATGTTGGGGTTGTTGGAATCCCAGGTCTTCTAAGGGTGGACTTGGGATTTgttgtctcttcaacaaatgaggccctctctcttcctcagagAGGAAGAGTTCTGGGGGTGAGCTGCCAGAGAGAGTTGGGCCCACGGTCTATTCTTATCTCTGCAGGGAGTCGACATCCGCCACAACAAGGACCGAAAGGTTCGGCGCAAGGAGCCCAAGAGCCAGGACATCTACCTGAGACTGTTGGTTAAGGTGAGGTTGAGGCCGGAGCCCCTTAGGTGCCACCTAGAACTGCAGCTTCTAGAACCTCCTTTCTAGTATCAGGCTTCTCCAGGGGCCTGCAGGGCAGGCTCCTGTCTGTGGTTCTGCCCAGGGCTCCTGGAGTTTCAGTGTCCTCAGCCTCAGGGCTTATacagctggggagtggggaggggaattGGGGGGGCTAGGGGATGGGAAGCCATAAAAACCTTGGCAGCCCAAACCGGTTTTTTGTTAAGTTGAAGGTTGGAAGAATGGTGGGGGCTACCTACCCTGGGTTCCTATTCTGACTTTTCTCTGACCTACAGCTGTACAGGTTTCTGGCCAGACGAACCAACTCTACCTTTAACCAGGTTGTGTTGAAGAGGTTGTTCATGAGTCGCACCAACCGgccacctctgtccctttcccggATGGTGAGGAGCTGATTCCGTGGGTGACTGGATTGTGTCTTAGAGCCTAGCTTGGGGCAAGGTTGCGGGGGCTCAGAGCCTGGCCATCAGCTGGTTTCCTTCATCCCTTGGTGTGTGCAGAGCTCCAACCCTTGACCCTGGGGCTTATAGTTAAACAGCAgtggggggatctctgggtggcgcagcggtttggcgcctgcctttggcccagggcgcgatcctggagatccgggatcgaatcccacatcaggctcccggtgcatggagcctgcttctctctctgcctctctctctctctcactctctctctgtgactatcataaatgaataaaaaattaaaaaattaaaaaaaaaaacagcagtggGTATTTGAGCAACTTGGGCTCATCTTGTCGTCGTGAAGTTGGGGTGGTTGTAGTGGCTTCAGGTGGCCTGCTGTCACATGACACTGGTCTCAGGTGTCATAAGCTCTCCTGAAGGAGAGATCTGTTGAAAGGTCTGCATTTTGTCTCTGGTGTTTTTCCCGCCTGGACTGGAGGTTCAGCCTATGCTGATTGAAAAGCTTGTGGCATGGGTGGGTTCAACCCCTTTGGGGCCCAGCTGTCTCAGGCCTTGGGATGCCTGAAGCAATGAGGTTGGAGTGAAATGCCAGAAGGAACTTCCCTTAATGTGGAATTATCCTTCTCCCAAAGATCCGGAAGATGAAACTGCCTGGCCGGGAAAACAAAACAGCTGTGGTTGTAGGAACCATAACGGATGATGTGCGTGTCCAGGAGGTGCCCAAGCTGAAGGTATGTGGAGGGGGCTCAGGAGTGTGGTGGGTGGGCCAGAGCCCAGACTCGCAGTAGAGTCTGCTGACCTGGCTCACTGCTGATGACCTCTGTCAGAGTGCCTTGAGGCTTGTGATGCATTCCTAGTCTCTTCTCTGGGTGAGGCAGGCATCGCACCTCCCTGTCTGGGTGGCTTTTAGGGCTGAAGGGGGATTGTCCTTTGTATTAGTGATGCTGGGTGTCCCcaggcagcccccagccccttctGGGTCCCTTTCTGTTGCCGGTGCTGGTTCTTGAATTTACAGGTTGGCTTCAAGTCTAGGTTTCTCTGCCAGTCTGTGGCCTGTGGACAAAGTCATGGGtctcttttatatttccatttccggggtacttgggtggctcagttcgttaagtgtctgccttcggctcaggtcatgatctcagggtcctgggatcaggccctgtgtcaggctccctgctcagtggggagcctgcttctacctctccctctccctctgcctttccccttgcttgtgctctccctctcgcGCGCGCGTGtgctctcaaatctttaaaaaaagtctccattttcttatctgtagtAACTTGAAGTTGTTGCAGCCTTAAAGGTGGTCTTGGACATAAATTAGCTATCGTCAGGTCGAGCTCTCTGTAACAGTGGTGTCCCCAGTCTCCGCAAGCAGCTGGGTGCCTCTGCTGGACCAGGGCCATGAAGAGGAAGGCCCAGCAGCCCTTGGGTGGCCATGCATGGGGTCTGACCACATCTGTCCCGTGTGTTCCCTAGGTGTGTGCACTGCGCGTGAGTAGCCGTGCCCGGAGCCGCATCCTCAAAGCT from Canis lupus dingo isolate Sandy chromosome 1, ASM325472v2, whole genome shotgun sequence encodes the following:
- the RPL18 gene encoding 60S ribosomal protein L18 produces the protein MGVDIRHNKDRKVRRKEPKSQDIYLRLLVKLYRFLARRTNSTFNQVVLKRLFMSRTNRPPLSLSRMIRKMKLPGRENKTAVVVGTITDDVRVQEVPKLKVCALRVSSRARSRILKAGGKILTFDQLALDSPKGCGTVLLSGPRKGREVYRHFGKAPGTPHSHTKPYVRSKGRKFERARGRRASRGYKN